A window from Solanum stenotomum isolate F172 chromosome 7, ASM1918654v1, whole genome shotgun sequence encodes these proteins:
- the LOC125871702 gene encoding BEL1-like homeodomain protein 9, with translation MAEGFEPYHVPQQSRRDKLRVLLDENNSSNCQIPLYDPSIVLPSDLSIFQEINGNPFLYTSQIPRFLDHTNNSCSSNSNTNGQGNLSLSLSSLHHTTNDLSSSKSITTTTSCVPLGPFTGYSLILKRSRFLKPAQILLDELCHVSKGIYVDDDGNSNLMMDPPQGFINGDEQFGKKKSRLISMLDEVYHKYKQYHEQLQMVVASFESVAGLGNAAPFANIAIKTMSKHFKCLKDAIIDQLQFTTSKSSHHIHGQINCERAVTISGKGIYCQRQETQPVWRPQRGLPERAVTVLRAWLFDHFLHPYPTDSDKVMLAKQTGLSRNQVSNWFINARVRLWKPMVEEIHMLETREGHNKSSQREEPNNNNDNNNPIEHFPMSNSNACESNTLSTSTSRLQDLPSKRTRNELANIPNNIGRIADSFNLSYNGNLSTGVGGGVSLTLGLHQNSGNIGLSEPFPMNAARRFGIDNNTNSGRFIVGGFDEQNGQFGRNNTMVGGQFLHDFAG, from the exons atggcTGAAGGATTTGAACCTTATCATGTCCCACAACAAAGTAGAAGAGATAAGCTTAGAGTTTTACTTGATGAAAATAACAGTAGTAATTGTCAAATCCCTCTTTATGATCCATCTATTGTTTTGCCTTCAGATTTGtcaatttttcaagaaattaatGGTAACCCTTTTCTCTATACATCTCAAATTCCAAGATTTCTTGATCATACTAATAATAGTTGTAGTAGTAATAGTAACACAAATGGTCAAGGTAATTTATCTTTGTCTTTGTCATCTCTTCATCATACTACTAATGACTTGTCATCGTCTAAGAGTATTACTACGACTACTAGTTGTGTACCACTTGGACCTTTTACGGGGTACTCTTTAATTTTGAAGAGATCAAGGTTTTTGAAACCTGCACAAATTTTGTTGGATGAATTGTGTCATGTTAGTAAAGGGatttatgttgatgatgatgGTAATTCTAATTTGATGATGGATCCTCCACAAGGTTTTATTAATGGAGATGAgcaatttgggaaaaagaaatCCAGATTAATTTCAATGCTTGATGAG GTATACCATAAGTACAAGCAATATCATGAGCAACTACAAATGGTTGTGGCATCATTTGAATCAGTTGCTGGACTTGGAAATGCAGCACCATTTGCAAACATAGCTATAAAAACTATGTCAAAACACTTCAAATGCCTTAAAGATGCCATAATTGACCAACTCCAATTTACAACAAGCAAAtcttcacatcatattcatggTCAAATTAATTGTGAAAGAGCTGTTACAATTTCTGGCAAAGGAATTTATTGCCAAAGACAAGAAACTCAACCTGTTTGGAGACCACAAAGAGGGCTTCCTGAACGTGCTGTCACTGTACTTAGGGCTTGGTTGTTTGACCATTTTCTTCACCC TTACCCCACGGACAGCGATAAAGTAATGTTAGCCAAACAAACTGGCCTCTCAAGAAATCAG GTTTCTAATTGGTTCATTAACGCGAGAGTAAGACTTTGGAAACCTATGGTAGAGGAGATTCACATGCTTGAAACTCGAGAAGGTCATAATAAATCTTCACAGAGAGAAGAACCTAACAACAACAACGACAATAATAATCCGATTGAACATTTTCCTATGAGTAATTCAAATGCATGTGAAAGTAATACTCTATCTACATCAACATCAAGATTACAAGACCTTCCATCAAAACGAACTCGAAATGAGTTAGCAAATATTCCCAATAATATTGGAAGAATCGCGGATTCATTTAATTTATCATATAACGGAAATTTGTCAACTGGAGTTGGTGGTGGTGTGTCATTAACATTAGGGCTTCATCAGAACTCCGGTAATATTGGTTTATCAGAGCCATTTCCGATGAATGCAGCTCGACGTTTTGGTATCGATAATAATACCAATAGTGGAAGGTTTATTGTTggtggatttgatgaacaaaatGGACAATTTGGAAGAAATAATACTATGGTTGGTGGGCAATTCTTGCATGATTTTGCTGGttga